A window of Bacteroidota bacterium genomic DNA:
CCTGGCCGAGCGCCTCGATTTCGAGCTCCTGGGCGCGGAGGTCGTCGCGGGCGTCGAGGGCACCGCGCAGCAGTTCGTCGAGGTCGAACGTCTCGAACGTGGCTTCGAGGGCTTCAAGCGGCGGCGCGGAGAAGGTGTAGGTGCCGAAGGGGTCGAGCTGAAGCGTCTGCACGAGCTGCGTCGCAGAGACCGTCGCGGCGTTCTGCGCGCGGAGGAGGCCTAGCTCGCGCTCGGCGGCCAGCGCCTCCTGGCGCAGCACGTCCACGGCGGGCCGCGCTCCGGCGTCCACGAGGCTCTGGATGCGCTCGACCTGCACCCGCTCGGCCTCGACGGCCTCCTCCTGGATCGCCACCAGTTGTTCGTCGAGGAGCACCTGGAGGTAGCGCGAGGCGACCTCGAAGACGATGTCCTGGCGCGTGCGCTCCTCGGAGAGCGCGCCGGAACGGGCACGGAGCCGGGCCGCCGCGAGGCCGGCCTGATCGGCGAAGCCGTTGAACACGTTCACGCTCCCCGAGATGTCGGCCGAGAAGACGTTGGTGGTCTCGTTCTCCAACTGGCCCGTCGTCTGGTTGAAGGCGAGGCCGTACTGCTGCGAGGGCCGCATCGACGCGGAAACGTTGGGCAGGAACATCTGCGCGCGCTGCCGCGACACGTCGAGGTCGGCGCTTCGGGTGGTGAGTTCGGCCTGCTGGAGGCGCACGTTCTGGTCGAGCGCGATGCGGACGGCCTCGTCGAAGGAGATCGTCCGGGTCTCTTGGGCGAGGGCAAGGGGGGCGGCGGCTAGCAGGACCGCGATGACGAGGAGGCGGAGGTGCATGGGGTCGGGATAGGGCGACAGAATCGACGCGGTTGACGGAGAGGCTCGGTGGAATGTTACAAGCGGGGGTGGTTCGGTCGCTTTGCCCGCCTGTGCGACACTCACGGCGTTCACTGTCGCTTGTGGTGGGTTGCATGAGATGTTCTGCACAACCCGGCCGTCCCAATAGTCATCCCCGCGCATGCGGGGACCCACCAGTCTGATTCGATGAGGTATTGATCTCAATGAATCGCAGCCGCACGACGCCAGCCTCTCCCGCACCCCGAACCTCCATCCGGCTGACGGGTTGGCACTGCCTGCCCACCGGGCCTCTCTGCTCTACCCCCAGACTCCTGACCGGCATCCCATGGCCGACACCCGTTTCGATCCCATCGAAGACGCCATCGAGGCGATCCAGAACGGCCGCCTCATCGTGGTCGTGGACGACGAGGACCGCGAGAACGAAGGCGACTTCATCGGGGCGGCCGAACTCGTCACGCCGGACCTCGCCAACTTTATGGCGCGCGAGGGGCGCGGGCTGATGTGCGTCGCGATCACCCGCGAGCGGGCTGCCGCGCTCGACCTCCCGATGATGGAGCAGAGCAATACCTCGCTCCACGACACGCCGTTCACCGTCTCCGTCGACTACAACCTCGGCACCTCGACCGGCATCTCCGCCGCCGACCGCGCCAAGACGATCCGCGCGCTCGCCGACCCCGCCTCGAAGCCGACCGATTTCGCGCGGCCCGGTCACATCTTCCCGCTCCGCGCCCAGACGGGCGGCGTGCTGCGGCGGGCGGGCCACACCGAGGCCGCCGTCGACCTCGCTCGCATGGCAGGGCTACACCCAG
This region includes:
- a CDS encoding TolC family protein — its product is MHLRLLVIAVLLAAAPLALAQETRTISFDEAVRIALDQNVRLQQAELTTRSADLDVSRQRAQMFLPNVSASMRPSQQYGLAFNQTTGQLENETTNVFSADISGSVNVFNGFADQAGLAAARLRARSGALSEERTRQDIVFEVASRYLQVLLDEQLVAIQEEAVEAERVQVERIQSLVDAGARPAVDVLRQEALAAERELGLLRAQNAATVSATQLVQTLQLDPFGTYTFSAPPLEALEATFETFDLDELLRGALDARDDLRAQELEIEALGQDIKQARAGYLPSVVLFAGYGSSYASSAQQVATDAEGNTIVLDPGTTVTTSGGDIVQIDGDPFIVGTQFAFEDTPFSDQFFDTNRGGNIGLSVTIPIFDRFQTRTQVQQAQIRASNARLTLESLEQSVALEVRQAYLDYQNAARALDVSAVQVESAEAALSVEQERYEFGASTFADLAQARAAAVQAQSDRAQAIYTFFFRRRLLDYALGALDFAQPLFE